The genomic region GACGACACTGACTCCTCTTCTACGAGGcattcatcgtcgtcattcttgttcttgagtgCTTGAGCTCCAAATCGTGAAGTGGATCAAGTTCTCCTTGGAGTCCGGGTTGACCCCAATCCAGTCTGGGGTTCTGATACGCATATCGTGCGGGGTAATTTCTATTACTCATCGACTGGAGTTGCTCGAGTATAGGGTAACTCGAAAGAATATTCCATATCAAATGATATGATAGCCTAAACGCGTGACAAAATCTAGAAAACGTTCGCTAGAACACGATCGTAACTTGATTCACTGCAGAGTTTGACACCGTAGCCAGATGTCGTTGGTGGCAGCCGTTGTAAAGCTATTGCTCCAATCGTCTAATGCGGCTTATTATTAACCATCCGGCAAACTGAGTGAAAGACCGAGAGCTGTTGTACTACAACTCCATAATGTCAGGAATCGGGAGCCCACAGTCAAACCAATTGGAATTTTCAACTCAAGATATCGCCTTGATCATAGGAATATGATTTTATGGTAGATCCATGGTCGCATTGCATACTGGTCGGTCGGAGTCTGTCGCTCCTTGGTAAAGTGCgccttatcttatcagacTTATCAATGCTTATCAGCGTTATCGGCTATCGGCAGGTATTTTTAGAACTTCCCGAATTCCGACGATCTctatcatcaagatcatccGACATATCCATCTTAGTTATGTTCTGATCGAATCTGGCATAATCTGAGTACATCAACATCTGACATCTGCTGATCGATCTTGGGGATATTCAAAGGAGGCTAGCTTTGTGTAAAACTTTAGGCAAGATCGAATGTTGCAATCTTTCATTTCATTTTTCAGACTCAGTAGGTATTTCCCATCGGCGAGGCAGCCCAATCATTCTCGAATCGATGCCAGCCACCATATTCCGGCTCGCTTCCCATATACAGACAATGCACGACCATATCGTAGTATCCATCTGCAGGGGTCTTACCGCCGCAGACATTACCTCCCATAGCAACGTTGAGAAGAATAGTCATCTCCCTCATTGGCCTCGTACCCTCGGGGATATCTCCCTTCATAACAGGTCTACCGTCAATATACCAGATCATTCTACCCTGACCAGGCTGTCCACCTGACTGGAGCCATGCAAAGTCATACCTGACGGGGCGATGCTGCATGTCGGGGATCTTAGTGCCGAGAACACGATGTTTGTGAGGTTCATGGTGATGACCCCAGTGCAGACAAGAGTGATTCTCAAGATCTCCATTCCACGTCTCCGCAATGTCCACCTCACCATCTGTAGGCCACGAAAAAGGCTCCTGGGGAAGAAGCCAGAATGCAGGCCAGATACCCGTCGCGCAGGGTGAAGTGATCCAGGCGGTGAGGACGCCCTGATCGCGCGAGAGGGTCTGCCGACTCACCAAGCGAGCAGAAGTATACCGCTTCTCATGGTCCTCAGAAGAATTATTCGCAACAGCTCTTAGTACCAATTTTCCATCAGGAGTGCTGTTTAGTTAGATAAAAAGTAGCTTCTTGATATAGCTAGACTTGGACATACTGGAAGGCATTTTGTTGATCGGCGGTGTAGTACTGTAATTCCTGATTACCCCAGCCATCCGGGCCGTTTCCGATCTTTGCATCCCACTCTTGCGTGACGGGGACATCAGGCCGGAACTGAGGTTGCCAGTAGACGTGGCCCTGCTGCTGGCCCCCGATGGGCTgctgaggtggaggaggtcCAGGCGGTGGgggatgttgttgttgattctGAGCTTGCGGCTCACCGACTAGATTCTCGAACTCATTCTTGAGACGCTTGAGATGGTCTTTCCACGCCATGGTGATTGTGTAATATATCGGAGTGAGGGGATACACGATTGGGAAGGGTATTGAAGATTCTCTATGATAGAGAGGGGTTTGGTCAAGGGTTGATATCGTCGAGATGAGAACTTGGCATGACGTCACGAGCTTGCGTGGTTGGGTGGCTGGAGCAAGCAGCCAAGCCCAACAGCAACTCAATTCTCTATTCTATCATTAATAACCAAAAATGAAGCTATCCAGAAACCATGGAATTTCCTAAAAGAGTAGAATTCTCCGTGGCTACACCTTCAATTGTTAACCCGAGAGCACCGAGCGAAATGGCCAGATACACAGACCACTTCCCGTAACCAGAAACGCGCTGAACCAAGAATCAAGGAATTGAAACATTCCTCGTCGGCGATTCAAAAAACTCAGCAATTGAAGTTTCAAGATATAATCGGGCCTTATCAAGGTGAACATCGAGAAAAGCCGGTGAATCTTTTAGAGATTGCCTGATGAGCGATCTGGGATCGGATACCGCGGTTCAGGTTTATCATCCCCTGGCGATGAAAAGGGCGGAATCGGGATCCGCCGAGGCCAAGCATCAGATGGTTTGTGGTACCGTACCTGAAAATTTAATCCATGGCGAACTCCGCTGGAATGGATGATCTACATGCCATTATTTGAGCCTCACCGTAGATGAACCAGATTAGAAAAGGTGATCATCTGTATCAGTAATGATGTGTGCTGTCCAGGCAATCTGTTTCACCTTTGAGGCTCTTGACACATTGAATGGCCTGACCAATAATTCCCGATACTGAAGAAACACGTAAAAACGCGTATGAAATTGCAAAATTTGATACGCAGAAACTTAATCgcctatatttaataatagccCTTGTTTCATTATTACATGCGCATCTCATGTTCGCCCACTGTATTCCAACTCAGATCTCCTCATGGCCCGATTGCACCGCTTGATTGACGCCCCGGAAGCACCCGACCAGGGGTTCCAGACGAGGAATCATCGGACCACCAGACGGCCTCGAAACGCCGCTCTCACCACGCGATTGACTGTTATCGATAATGCAAGATACGGGGGCATTTTTGGGTGACAAGATATGGTATATAATGAACGAGCAATCATTCTCGATTTGGATatcatcactctcaagcTCATTGATTCCTGCTGATTGAACTGCACTGCACTAAAGTCCACTGCAATTTTCACCGCCGCTACCAAGACGTTCATCTCTTCACAATACCAAAATGCAACCAGTTCTCAGAGTCATGCCCACCGGTCAAAAGTAAGCCCCAATAAAACCCACCAAGTCTCCCCATACTGACAATACCAGGATCGTCCCTCTTCTCTTAACAGTTGGCAGCGCGACTGTAGTAGGCGGATGCGTCCGAACACAACTGAAGCCACAATCACGGACATTCGACAGAAAATTCAGTCAGTACAACAACGCACAAAGTGAACAGGTATGAGTCACCTTTCAACCATGTTCACGAGTCATCTGTTCTAATGTTTTGGATAGACTATGAAAACTGTTATTCAAGAACTTTGGTTAGAGGCTTAGACTGGGAGTCTTTAAAGTACGATTAGCATACTGCGGGCACGGTATAGACATCGGAATACAGGCTAGAATGGAGTTCTGGGTTTGGTTTATATATCACGACATAATGACAATATCATGAAGAATTATCATCAACATTGATCCAATCTCAGTCCGGTGATGCAAAAAGGATCTATTCAATGGAGGAAAACTATCTGGACATGACATTCATAAGCTCTAGCTGCGACAAGCTGATATGGTGCAGGCGGCTTAGATAGGCAATTCCTTCAGGTCCTCATGAATCTGTGTCAGAATACTAGGATGCTTCGCCTTGAAACCCATCGCAGCAGCACGGTCGCCCTTCATGAGCATGTTCGAGCCAACAAGGTACTTGACTTCTCCCTCACCAGCCTTTTCAAAGTCAACACTCTTAGGCGCAGAGCTCGAAAAGATACCTCGCTCATGCATCATCTTGGCAAGCTCAGTGGCCAGATCCTTCCATGCAACTCGGCTAGTTTCCAGCATATAGAAACGACTGTAAGGAGAACCCTCGGCGGGGCCTTGGGCTGCAACGTCGGAGATTTTGACGAGGAAGTCGACGAGGTCCAGAATGTGACACTACAGGAGTTAGTACAGGTGACAGATATAGAATAGGAGTGCGCACCGTGCTCAACACGGCTGTTCCCTCGCCGACGTAGGGGACGTAACCCAGAGGCTTGGCGTTTCCAGTAATAAGCTTATACCCCACGCCCAAAATAGGCGACGAAATACTTGCGCCACCATAGACAACAGATGGACAAACGATGTAAGTGTCAATGCCGTTATCCCCATTCCCGGCCTCAAGAACAAGTGTATCAGACTGTCCATTGAACATCTCCTTATGAAtagccttgatatcatcctcATTCGCGTCATTCCAAACCTTACTCTCAGGGTTGAAGCTTCCTGAAGTTCCAAAATCGATGAAATTTCCTCCACCGCTGATGTGAATCACCTTGCCCTTGGTACCGCGGGACTTTTGGCCGGCGATTATAGCAGCCACCGGATCCGCCGTGAACGAGTTTCCGGCGTTGACGGCGATGTTGTGCTCTGCGCTGGCGGCCTTGACCTTTTCAAAGTCGGAGAAGTCGCCGACTATGACACGGTCTGCGTTGAGCTGGGACTCGGATTGGGGACTGCGGACGTAGGCTGTGATGGGCCAGTCTGGATGGGCCTGCTTGAGGGCTTTTATGTACGGAGCTGAGAATATGGAGTCAGTAAGGATGGAAACGAAGCCTGAGAATAGTTGACACACCACCTACGAAGCCAGAGGCGCCGAAGACAATTATTGAAGGCATTTTGATGGTGTTAAGTTGAGAAAGTTGTTGATTGAGTGGTTGATGATAGTATCGATATGAAAGGATGATTGTTGGACAACAAGAGTTGTATCTGAAATGGTTGATatacttgaagaagcagttCATTGATGTTATATAGATGGACGCACGTAAGCAGAGTTTTGCTTCCTCGAATCATGATCCAATGCGATCTGACTCTCACGATACCAGTAACGTTAACATTGTTCAGCCAATCCACCCGCGCCGCATTTACAAATGCACCAAAACACATTCCAAGCACCATATCGCCATATCACCAGTGACGCAATAACCACCACGCCAGCAAAACAATCCCTCAACGGTAAAAAGGTTCAGTCATCCAAAGCCCCACAGATATCGATCTCACCAATCCCTTATCGCAGCTCGTAGCAATTTCTAAGCCACTAGCGCACGTCGCTTTGTAACTCGGCCCTCGGCATCGTAGAGAGTGCGTTAGTAATAGCTGATGGATCACCTCGCGCGCAGGGGTCTTCAGACTCTGAGTGGACGCGCAACTCGGTCGCGTTATTCAATTCCTCCGTCGACCAATGCCTTCAGCCCTAGCAGGCTGAGCAAACTCCTTTTTGGGAATGGTGCGCAGTTTGAGCTGCTGCAGGTGGTCGGATAGATTACGAATTTTAGTGCGAGAGGATTTTGAGATCGTGAATTTGTGTTGGATTCTATGGACATGACGTAGAATGCACCAATTAGTAACCTTCGATCCCAGAATTGGATTCGGATGCTTGACAGTTGACGGAATAACCATATCGTTGCAGTGTTGGACGAAATAGGAGTTTGTTCACGATTATAAGAAGCAGTCAATCGCCAGGACAAGAGactttatcatcatcacctttcAATCCGGCAACTTGATTACCTCTGTAATATTCTACTATTTCAATCACTTCACAAAAACTAAAGCATTCACCATGAGCTCTGAAAAGTACCTCGCCGGCAAGACTGCCATCGTCACTGGTTCCTCTAAGCTCAACGGCATCGGTGCTGCTACTGCTTTAGCCCTCGCCAAGCATGGAGCCAATGTGAGTACCTACTCGATCCTCACTTCTAGTTAAACTTACTGACTGCTTGCAGATCGTTGTCCACTATGCAACCAGCGCTGAGCCCGCCGAGAAAGTCGTCGCTCAGATCAAGGAACTCGGTGTCCAAGCCATCGCCGCCAAAGCTGATGCATCATCCGAGTCTTTCGGTACAGATCTCATTCGCGCAGCTCTAGAaggcctcaacaccaagaccatcgATATTGTCGTCAATAATGCAGGCATCGCATTTGGACACCCCGAGATTGCAGCCATCGAGACTGAGTCTTGGGATAAGATGTTCCACGCCAACGTTCGGGGAccattcctcctcatccaagCAGCAATTCCTCACATGCCTACCGGAGGtcgtatcatcaacatcggtAGCATCGCTGGAAAGCTGGGTATTACCCCGCTAACGGTGTATGGATCGTCTAAGGCTGCTTTGCATTTCATGTCAACTGCTATGGCGGGTGAGCTTGCTGGCAAGGGAATCACCATCAATGTGGTTTCGCCGGGACCTGTTGCGACTGATATGAGCATGGAGGGTAATCCCATTGGTGATATACTGAAATCTCGCCAGTCTATTGCAAGGGAGGGTGAGCCCAAGGAGATTGCTGATGTGATCTCCTTTATCGCTAGCCCTGCGTCAAGCTTTATCACCGGGCAGGTTATTCCCGTTGATGGAGGTATCAACATGCCTTAGAATACTGGAGGGGCTTGTGTACATATTGCTTCATAGGTACTTGCTTTGAGAATAGACTATAGAGAGTCAGACTTTTACATTTTATTCCTTCTCCAGCGTGAACATGACTATGTGGTAGATACATATGCGGTTTGTAATTGTTCAGTTTTCCATCTATTGTGTTGAAAATTGTCAGCTATGATACTTCTTTGGCCGTGAACTTGCTGAAGCGATATAAATAGATTGGTGCACGATAACAAGGCAAACCCGTTATCTTTCAAATCTTATCGGCTTCCAGAATGACAAACATCCCTACAGTGGAGATTCTGCCTTGTTAGGCATCACGTCTCCATGAAACCTCCAAACAAACCTCGTAATTATCAACGGCCTCCGACTTATCCATTAACAGAATCAATAAGCGAACCAGGCACaagaaaataaaagcttttactgCCAAGAACTTGACAGCGATGAGTCACTTGGCCTTACCTTTCAGTCCAAGCCATTCGCAGTAATTGAGCTACAGTGCTCAGACCGCATTAGGCAATTGCCGACTCTCAGCCGCAGCGGAATAAGAGCGCTCGCTCTGTAGTGCGTGTCAGGTGAGTGGGCCAAATTTCATTTAATTCTGTGGTTTTACGATCGGCTTTGGGTTAAGGCTAAGTGCCGAGGAAACATGATCCGATGCCTGGAATGAACTGGCATTCGTTGGGCGCGCGGAGCCTGGGGAGCATGTACCTCTAGGCCTCCAGAAGGACTCTCACTCTGACAACAACACCGTTATGTAGAGAAGCAAGTGAAGGGGCTACATCTCCGTAATGAAAAGGAGCTTCTTATCTCTCCGTCACAAAACAGCCAGCGCCCTGAGGTCAAAGGCTTGCAGCACCATGCATTAGCTCCCAACGCTCAATTTCAGACCCAAATTGGTGGCGCCTCTACTAGCCCAACTGCCGAATCAAATGTTTCCAGCCTACCACAGGGCTGAACAACCTCTCCGCATGATTGCTCTGGCCGCTGTTCCTGATTGGCTGTCACACGCCCCGTGTCAAAGCTGTAATCTGCCAGAATGGTGATCAGAACGCCTTGATGCACGCTAGCATTATCAGGCATTTTCAAGCCTTTCAGCCACCTTTGGGTCGCCGTGAAAAAAAAGGAAGTGATGGTGGGGGACCTGGGGTATGGAATGGGAAGTGATAAGTATGCAAGGGATCCGCCTTCTGTTTCACATGGCCCTGTTCATCACTCTCCTTCACCTTCCCATCTTCTACATACCAAACTTTTTCTCGTCACTCTTTCATCTATCTCTACAGTACTTTCTTACCATCAATATGTCTACCCCAGCTCAGACAAACGCTCACAACAACGGTCCCATCGACCATAACGACCTCAACGAGTGGAAGGACCGCTTCAATGATGTCCTCGCCCGTCCCAGCGAGCATGTCAACTCCAAGTCGCCCgagtcttctcaaccttggcagAACAGCTTCTTTGGCTGCTTCAGCCCCGTCAGCCTTTGCGCGATCACCTGCTGCGTCCCTTGCGTGACCTTTGGCAAGACCCATCACCGTCTCCGAAAGAACGGCAATCTTCAGGGATACGAGCCCATCAACACCTCTGTATGTTCTCTATGCTCCCCTCTCTTACCGTTACTAACATCTCGTGTCTTCAGTGCCTCCTCTTCTGGGGCTCTACCTGCTTCGGTCTTCACTGGATCCCTCTCGCTCTCCAGCGCGCCAACCTCCGTGAGAAGTACAACCTCCAGGGCAGCTGCCTCGTCGACCTCGCCACTGCATGCTGCTGTGGTTGCTGCGATCTCATCCAGCAGGACAAGGAGGCTGAGTACCGTGAGGCTAACTCATCGGCCCCTGCTGAGGGCTACAAGGCCAACGAGGGCATGACTATTCCCGCCTAAGGGATCACAATCTTCAGTCCTTGACGCCATATGCTACCCCGGAAAACATAAAATATTATCGCGCTCTTCATCGTAACATCGATACCCCATCACGATTGACTAAAGGAATGGTAGCCCGTGCTGGCTATGAGCAACGCATGGGTAAAACTTCTGAATGTCATGTAATTAATTAGAACGTTACCAAGAATAATACTTGTTTGAACATGGTTGTCTTCCTTTGTGTTATAGAAATGCCCGCCGCCCGTTTTAAAAGAAATCCGCTGGCATTTTTTGGCCATACAGGCTGCTTTTATGCCTTGCCCTTGAAAGGAATGGTGTTGACCTGCGGAAGCATTTACCTACTGGTGTCAGATTGTGGCTCCAATATCAGTGGTCGCAAGGCCACTCGCTGGTAACCCGCAAGCCAAAACATGTTCCATAGAGAGGAGGGACTGTATATAAACGTGGTCGAGTTTAATAACTATTGCTCGAAGAATAATACTTTTGTGGATTGCGATCAAGCGTTAAGTGGAGTCTCATTGCAGCTCTTACATACATCAACGTCCAAAAGTTAAATAGACATATCAtctagtatatagttataaccACTATCGTATTTTAGTCAATATAATGTCCGTAACGGCTAAGACAAATGCCATAATAAATCTAGTCTCGGGAGAACTTCAGGAAATGGTTAATCCTATTTCGACAGGCAAATTGGTCATACGATTGCAGTATACGTAGCGAGCTAGATTCAAGCTTGATACTTGGCATGGAATGTATGACGCAATATTAATTCTTGGGAACACAGGGTCAAGGGATTGAATAGAGTTGGTCATTTAAGGTAGCTAATC from Fusarium fujikuroi IMI 58289 draft genome, chromosome FFUJ_chr04 harbors:
- a CDS encoding related to endo-1,3-beta-glucanase; its protein translation is MAWKDHLKRLKNEFENLVGEPQAQNQQQHPPPPGPPPPQQPIGGQQQGHVYWQPQFRPDVPVTQEWDAKIGNGPDGWGNQELQYYTADQQNAFHTPDGKLVLRAVANNSSEDHEKRYTSARLVSRQTLSRDQGVLTAWITSPCATGIWPAFWLLPQEPFSWPTDGEVDIAETWNGDLENHSCLHWGHHHEPHKHRVLGTKIPDMQHRPVRYDFAWLQSGGQPGQGRMIWYIDGRPVMKGDIPEGTRPMREMTILLNVAMGGNVCGGKTPADGYYDMVVHCLYMGSEPEYGGWHRFENDWAASPMGNTY
- a CDS encoding related to 3-oxoacyl-[acyl-carrier-protein] reductase (reviewed:yes 1); amino-acid sequence: MSSEKYLAGKTAIVTGSSKLNGIGAATALALAKHGANIVVHYATSAEPAEKVVAQIKELGVQAIAAKADASSESFGTDLIRAALEGLNTKTIDIVVNNAGIAFGHPEIAAIETESWDKMFHANVRGPFLLIQAAIPHMPTGGRIINIGSIAGKLGITPLTVYGSSKAALHFMSTAMAGELAGKGITINVVSPGPVATDMSMEGNPIGDILKSRQSIAREGEPKEIADVISFIASPASSFITGQVIPVDGGINMP